The following are encoded in a window of Panicum virgatum strain AP13 chromosome 5N, P.virgatum_v5, whole genome shotgun sequence genomic DNA:
- the LOC120674676 gene encoding dual specificity protein phosphatase PHS1-like encodes MTRGLSVVFGRTVRHYNFAAENFSAEPLGRVIHNSSSEWQQIKDAVENARYVSIAAGDELEEMICTEVLEALELSHCLFLMNYVHGSPLFENKVPFDSREAAEKTAEALGRVLILDLVLRNEDRLRCRVLGWRGNYANLLVANKEAYANLDSLDDVYDSAIIRYKPEIIRSPQKQKQRRAVSISGSIGSDVSDLILEDSFVPTEPEFLSFNIVAIDSGVPRRPPAGKRAKDQENYPKLVELTLNNFDYSSKLLFEVSFGKLRIPGSEGFDVSSDYSYNCPLSESDIVAIVHSFRGGFQSALRDLQRFHIFLITLYQKLDGLLKIFFNLMYKGSNEYDKEDSSTSDSPLCLVEAQADSNDTDVPRNLRKPSRTLSRDSLDLSSPSCRESFMTKHFKGNGDASRGLRLTMKLRDFNKYAKVDNELSKEIEQWNDMMRTEVVKLCQDNSFNTGFFEGTDNSTAVDAYELKVRLEHILERISLISDAASTERPSQVIDYLYIGGALTARSTHTLKHLGITHILCLCANEIGQSESQRPGLFDYRNFSIKDDDDADIGNVFQDASDFIDYVDHLRGKVLVHCFEGKSRSATVVLAYLMLRKNFTLLKAWTMLKKVHRRAHPNDGFAKVLLDLDKKLYGKISMEGQHKRPAMKMCRICGKNVGLSSSSLKLHLQKAHKKISSGSVDSAMSLEIHKALEAIKAGRGGSDSPTQKSQSHIEGF; translated from the exons ATGacccgcggactgtccgtggtctttgggcggaccgtccgccactaTAACTTTGCGGCTGaaaacttctctgcagagcctctg GGTAGAGTCATTCATAACTCCTCATCTGAATGGCAACAAATCAAGGATGCAGTTGAGAATGCTCGATATGTGTCAATAGCTGCTGGTGATGAACTCGAGGAGATGATTTGCACTGAGGTGCTTGAAGCCCTTGAATTGAGCCATTGTCTATTCCTGATGAA TTATGTACATGGCTCCCCTCTGTTTGAGAATAAAGTGCCATTTGACTCACGGGAAGCTGCCGAGAAAACTGCTGAAGCATTAGGTAGGGTCTTAATACTGGACCTAGTATTGAGGAATGAGGACAGACTGCGATGTCGTGTCCTTGGTTGGCGTGGAAATTATGCAAACCTACTTGTCGCCAACAAGGAAGCTTATGCAAACCTTGACTCACTAGATGATGTTTATGATTCTGCTATCATTCGATACAAGCCAGAGATCATCAGAAGCCCTCAAAAACAGAAGCAGAGAAGAGCTGTTTCAATTAGTGGCAGTATCGGCTCAGATGTCTCAGACCTCATATTGGAGGACTCTTTTGTTCCTACTGAACCTGAGTTTTTGAGCTTTAATATTGTAGCCATTGATTCAGGTGTACCTCGTCGGCCACCTGCTGGGAAACGGGCAAAAGATCAAGAGAACTACCCCAAACTAGTGGAATTAACACTCAACAACTTCGACTATTCTTCCAAACTTTTATTTGAGGTGTCCTTTGGAAAACTTCGTATCCCAGGATCTGAAGGATTTGATGTGTCATCTGATTATAGTTATAATTGTCCTCTCTCAGAGAGTGATATAGTAGCAATAGTGCATTCATTCCGAGGAGGTTTTCAGAGTGCCCTTAGGGACCTTCAGCGATTCCACATTTTCCTCATCACACTCTATCAGAAGTTGGATGGTCTATTGAAAATTTTCTTCAATCTTATGTATAAAGGCTCCAATGAATATGACAAGGAGGATTCTAGTACTTCTGATTCACCTTTGTGTTTAGTGGAGGCACAAGCAGATTCAAATGATACTGATGTTCCAAGGAATCTGCGTAAGCCTTCCCGTACCTTATCCCGTGACAGTCTTGACCTATCATCTCCTTCCTGTCGAGAGAGCTTCATGACCAAACATTTCAAAGGAAATGGTGATGCATCTCGTGGTCTTCGATTGACAATGAAGCTACGGGATTTTAACAAGTATGCCAAG GTAGACAATGAATTAAGTAAAGAGATAGAACAATGGAATGACATGATGAGGACTGAAGTAGTAAAGTTGTGTCAAGACAACAGTTTTAACACAGGTTTTTTTGAAGGCACTGATAATAGCACTGCTGTTGATGCTTACGAGTTGAAG GTTCGACTAGAGCACATTCTTGAGAGAATTTCTTTGATTTCCGATGCTGCAAGCACTGAGCGTCCATCACAGGTCATAGATTACCTATATATTGGTGGTGCTTTAACTGCTCGGTCAACACACACACTTAAGCACCTTGGCATCACCCATATATTGTGCTTGTGTGCAAATGAAATTGGACAATCAGAATCTCAGCGGCCAGGCCTTTTTGACTACAGGAATTTCTCC ataaaagatgatgatgatgcagaCATTGGTAATGTCTTTCAAGATGCTTCTGATTTCATTGATTACGTGGATCACCTGCGCGGCAAAGTACTTGTGCATTGCTTTGAGGGGAAAAGTCGCAGTGCGACCGTTGTTCTTGCTTACCTAATGCTGAGGAA AAATTTTACTCTTCTGAAAGCATGGACCATGTTGAAGAAGGTGCATCGACGTGCGCACCCCAATGATGGGTTTGCCAAGGTCTTGTTGGATCTTGACAAGAAGCTGTATGGGAAAATATCCATGGAAGGGCAGCACAAGAGGCCTGCAATGAAGATGTGTCGCATCTGTGGCAAGAATGTTGGTCTCAGCAGCAGCTCACTGAAGCTCCACCTTCAGAAGGCACATAAGAAGATATCCTCTGGGAGTGTGGACAGCGCCATGAGTTTGGAGATACATAAAGCATTAGAGGCGATAAAGGCTGGTCGAGGTGGCAGCGACAGCCCAACGCAGAAATCACAATCACACATAGAAGGATTTTGA